A single window of Treponema denticola ATCC 35405 DNA harbors:
- a CDS encoding cytidylyltransferase domain-containing protein, which produces MIGLYEGTAVIVQARLSSKRLVRKALLDLGGMPILYRVLDSVRELPAEHFILACDTNSKKEFQPIAESLGYLCIDGSEEDVLRRFCDAVEFINSNFPNRPLKAVIRVTADNPFLFVQAAEASIRRYFELGEPDYFTYTGLPHGSGIEIIKADSLLKAASETDDEYAHEHVSPAIYGHSDKYRCVRETAPPVWYYPELRTTVDTAEDYEKAKEIYKHLISNKKAVPFTPADIVEAVSYADRLVVFCPSVTPGRGSGHLHRVCDLARSLLGKLRCLIYISESDYPNFSKSLLNSIPSEIVVNEFPKKAALIVLDRFRTSEDEMAFFKNRGHVIAIDDGGSGRRFADFILDILPSLKNVSSSDDDSGSEWLSNLFSPELISLPVNRRKLLSTQRLAKNKKIHLTPKQTKVLVVCGGENSYRMTLPIAQILASLKFDVSAIDINLGFEDIKRLEGKVKAFSRIDNLKERLYEWDLVVTHYGFIAFEALAAGCYVLLVSPTDYHYKLGLAAGFTSLPAGIPSSTDFANVFSHGIKIPKIITPYSESKDLYSLIKNLSFGSRYLCPICGEAGTSEVTARTPDRTMAHCLKCGMYHISFIISPPKQYTKTYFFDEYKAQYGKTYLEDFESIRKQGMRRMEIIDKLYIDIFYRKREYSIFDGEKKILDIGCAYGPFVLAAKYSGWYAVGTDISEAAVKYVTDELKLPAFVSAFPVLPKSYEYIYQKRMTGNGFESVSRPIEDGGFAALSMWFVIEHFRDLDSVLKKVNDLLMPGGIFAFSTPNFSGVTGTFSPYKFFAESPTDHYSIWDSRTVRSQLSMYGFKVLKVVSIGHHPERFKWCKNLKKNGILWNIVMAIGMAISKLFKLGDSMEVYAMKQGRLEDIK; this is translated from the coding sequence ATGATTGGTTTATACGAAGGAACGGCTGTAATTGTTCAAGCTCGATTAAGTTCCAAGCGTTTGGTTAGAAAGGCTTTGTTGGACTTGGGCGGCATGCCTATATTATACAGGGTTTTGGATTCGGTTAGAGAATTACCTGCCGAACATTTTATTTTGGCCTGTGATACCAATTCAAAAAAAGAATTTCAGCCCATAGCCGAATCCTTAGGCTATCTTTGTATTGACGGTTCCGAAGAAGATGTTTTAAGGCGTTTTTGTGATGCCGTTGAGTTTATAAATTCCAATTTTCCGAATAGACCTTTAAAGGCCGTTATCAGGGTTACAGCCGATAATCCGTTTCTTTTTGTACAAGCTGCCGAAGCTTCAATCCGCCGTTATTTTGAATTGGGAGAGCCCGATTATTTTACTTACACAGGTCTTCCTCACGGATCGGGAATAGAAATTATCAAGGCCGATTCTCTTTTAAAAGCCGCTTCCGAAACCGATGACGAATATGCTCATGAGCATGTGTCTCCTGCAATTTACGGACATTCCGATAAATATAGGTGTGTCAGAGAGACAGCTCCGCCTGTGTGGTATTATCCCGAACTGCGGACTACCGTTGATACCGCCGAAGACTATGAAAAAGCAAAAGAAATTTATAAGCACTTAATTTCAAATAAAAAGGCGGTTCCGTTTACGCCTGCCGACATAGTTGAGGCTGTAAGTTATGCCGACAGATTGGTTGTATTCTGTCCCTCGGTTACTCCGGGGCGGGGAAGCGGACACTTGCACAGGGTTTGCGATTTAGCGCGATCTCTTTTGGGAAAGTTAAGATGTTTGATTTATATATCCGAGTCGGATTATCCTAATTTTTCAAAATCTCTTTTAAATTCCATTCCTTCCGAAATAGTCGTAAATGAGTTTCCAAAAAAAGCGGCACTAATCGTATTGGACAGATTTAGAACATCTGAAGATGAGATGGCTTTTTTTAAAAATAGGGGGCATGTTATCGCAATTGACGATGGCGGCTCCGGCCGAAGATTTGCCGATTTTATTTTGGATATATTACCTTCACTTAAAAATGTAAGCTCGTCTGACGATGATTCCGGCTCTGAATGGCTTTCTAATCTTTTTTCGCCTGAGTTGATATCCCTTCCGGTAAATAGGCGAAAGCTCCTTTCAACTCAGAGATTGGCAAAAAATAAAAAGATACACTTAACTCCTAAACAAACAAAGGTTCTTGTAGTTTGCGGAGGGGAAAATTCTTATAGGATGACCCTTCCAATTGCACAAATTCTAGCCTCCTTAAAATTCGATGTTTCTGCAATAGATATAAATTTAGGTTTTGAAGATATAAAACGGCTTGAAGGAAAGGTTAAAGCTTTTTCAAGAATTGATAACTTAAAAGAGAGACTTTATGAATGGGATTTGGTTGTAACTCATTATGGGTTCATTGCCTTTGAAGCCTTGGCTGCAGGCTGTTATGTGCTTTTGGTTTCTCCTACCGACTATCATTATAAGTTAGGTTTAGCCGCCGGCTTTACATCTCTTCCTGCCGGGATACCTTCCAGTACCGACTTTGCTAATGTCTTTTCTCATGGAATTAAGATACCTAAAATTATTACACCTTATTCTGAATCCAAGGATTTATATTCCTTGATAAAAAATTTGTCTTTCGGTTCACGGTATCTCTGTCCTATTTGCGGGGAAGCCGGTACCTCCGAAGTTACGGCCAGAACTCCCGATAGGACTATGGCACATTGTTTAAAGTGCGGAATGTATCATATTTCTTTTATAATAAGTCCTCCAAAACAATATACCAAAACTTATTTTTTTGATGAGTATAAGGCCCAATACGGTAAAACCTACTTAGAGGATTTTGAGTCTATAAGAAAGCAGGGTATGCGCCGAATGGAAATTATCGATAAACTTTATATAGATATTTTTTATCGAAAAAGGGAATACAGTATTTTTGACGGTGAAAAGAAAATATTGGATATAGGCTGTGCTTACGGCCCCTTTGTTCTTGCTGCAAAGTATTCGGGTTGGTATGCCGTCGGAACCGATATTTCGGAAGCCGCCGTAAAATATGTAACGGACGAGTTAAAACTGCCGGCCTTTGTTTCGGCTTTTCCGGTTCTCCCGAAATCCTATGAGTATATTTACCAAAAACGAATGACGGGAAACGGGTTTGAATCGGTTTCAAGACCTATTGAAGACGGAGGTTTTGCGGCCCTTTCTATGTGGTTTGTTATCGAGCATTTTAGGGACTTGGATTCGGTTTTAAAAAAAGTAAACGATCTTTTGATGCCGGGCGGTATTTTTGCTTTTTCAACTCCGAACTTTTCCGGCGTTACGGGAACTTTTTCGCCTTATAAATTTTTTGCAGAAAGTCCTACCGACCATTATTCCATATGGGATTCAAGAACTGTAAGGTCTCAGCTCAGTATGTACGGCTTTAAAGTTTTAAAGGTTGTTTCGATAGGTCATCATCCTGAAAGATTTAAGTGGTGTAAAAATCTTAAAAAGAACGGAATACTTTGGAACATAGTTATGGCCATAGGCATGGCTATAAGCAAACTTTTTAAACTCGGAGACAGTATGGAAGTTTATGCAATGAAGCAGGGAAGACTGGAGGATATAAAATGA
- a CDS encoding spiro-SPASM protein, whose amino-acid sequence MKSFAVLSAYDISEYSFKKLENGIIPFEASFRAAAAFPDCKKVVILTSASCEAPIVSILKNIKSDELKIEWKVKVLEKISPQAVFEEAAKEAEAESSGFENVFFLHGDEPFIDLNATEKLFKQHLEYRAEYSFADGYPEGLIPEILTSGLCPILAKLSENETSFERSFIFDTIKKEINSYDIETMIAPFDLRHLRLRFAADSKRNALLCSRFTGINAENYAELIEEKKAELFTLPAYYGIEINSSYPLKSIYKPNEVLGLTEKKEMDKAALFSLIEKIAEYSDDAVISLSVFGEPSMYQDCLSVIEKILSFPKLSVLIETCGLYWPSSFIERVEKVIASAPERKNKMLPVYWIVCIDAVSSGMYAKVHGLSEDEANIKLKQALTFTDSLKKVFPDAVWAQIMRIKENEIEVEPFYRFWKNLGVNVIIQKYDTFCKLLEDKRVADLSPFNRHPCWHLKRDMYILADGSVPLCKEDVKRNNILGNAFSDSLDSIRKKAFEAYKKHLECKYGDLCGACDEYYTYNF is encoded by the coding sequence ATGAAGTCTTTTGCTGTTTTATCCGCCTATGATATTTCGGAATATTCGTTTAAAAAACTCGAAAACGGTATAATCCCATTTGAAGCCTCTTTCCGTGCGGCTGCCGCATTTCCCGATTGTAAAAAGGTTGTTATTTTAACCTCTGCTTCATGTGAAGCCCCTATCGTTTCCATATTAAAAAATATAAAATCTGACGAGCTGAAAATAGAGTGGAAGGTTAAGGTTTTGGAAAAAATAAGTCCTCAAGCCGTATTTGAAGAAGCTGCAAAAGAAGCCGAAGCGGAATCTTCCGGCTTTGAAAATGTTTTCTTTTTGCATGGGGATGAGCCTTTTATCGATTTAAATGCAACGGAAAAACTTTTTAAGCAGCATTTGGAATACAGAGCAGAATACAGTTTTGCCGACGGATACCCTGAGGGCCTTATCCCTGAAATTCTTACCTCAGGTCTTTGTCCTATTCTTGCAAAGCTTTCAGAAAACGAAACTTCTTTTGAGCGTTCTTTTATTTTCGATACGATAAAAAAAGAAATAAACAGCTATGATATCGAAACTATGATAGCCCCCTTCGATTTAAGGCATCTAAGGCTCCGCTTTGCAGCCGACTCAAAACGGAATGCTCTTTTATGCAGCCGCTTTACAGGCATAAATGCTGAAAATTATGCAGAATTGATTGAAGAAAAAAAGGCAGAACTTTTTACTCTTCCTGCATATTACGGTATCGAGATAAATTCTTCCTATCCTTTAAAGTCGATATATAAGCCTAATGAGGTTTTAGGACTTACAGAAAAAAAAGAAATGGATAAGGCTGCTCTTTTTTCTCTTATCGAAAAAATTGCGGAATATTCGGATGATGCCGTAATTTCTCTTTCGGTTTTTGGTGAGCCTTCAATGTATCAGGATTGCCTTTCGGTAATCGAAAAAATTTTGTCGTTTCCGAAGTTATCCGTTTTGATTGAAACTTGCGGTTTATATTGGCCTTCATCATTTATAGAACGAGTTGAAAAAGTTATTGCGTCAGCTCCCGAAAGAAAAAACAAGATGCTTCCGGTTTATTGGATTGTATGTATTGATGCGGTCAGTTCAGGAATGTATGCTAAGGTGCACGGTCTTTCCGAAGATGAGGCAAACATTAAATTAAAACAAGCTCTTACTTTTACCGACAGTTTAAAAAAAGTTTTTCCCGATGCCGTATGGGCTCAAATTATGCGCATAAAAGAAAACGAGATAGAGGTTGAGCCCTTTTACCGTTTTTGGAAAAATTTGGGTGTTAATGTAATTATTCAAAAATACGATACCTTTTGTAAATTGCTTGAAGATAAAAGAGTTGCAGACTTATCGCCTTTTAATAGACATCCATGCTGGCATTTAAAAAGGGATATGTATATTTTGGCTGACGGCTCGGTGCCTCTTTGCAAAGAAGATGTTAAAAGAAATAATATTTTAGGAAATGCTTTTTCGGACAGCTTAGACTCAATCCGTAAAAAAGCATTCGAGGCATATAAGAAGCATTTGGAATGCAAATACGGAGATTTGTGCGGAGCCTGCGATGAATACTATACCTACAATTTTTAA
- the glpK gene encoding glycerol kinase GlpK, translating to MKKYVLAFDQGTTSCRAILFDKDGKKIETAQQEFSQIFPKQGWVEHDAMEIWGKQSGVAREVLERSGVSTQEIAAIGITNQRETTVVWNKNTGRPVCNAIVWQCRRTADICDALKEKGLSDSIRKKTGLIIDAYFSGTKIKWILDNVPEARTLAEKGELLFGNIDTWLIWNLTRGKVHVTDYTNASRTLLFNIHTLQWDKELLKAMDIPESMLPEVKPSSYVYGYTEEHTFGGSKIPIAGAAGDQQAALFGQACFEEGSAKNTYGTGCFMLMNTGDKIIESENGLLTTIAFGIDNSVKYALEGSSFIAGAAVQWLRDELKLIYTAHETEYYAGLVNDTNGVYFVPAFSGLGAPYWDMYARGALLGLTRGAKREHIVRAVLEAIAYQTKDVLYAMEKDSKINLKSLKVDGGACANNFLMQFQSDILNVPVLRPYEKETTALGAAYLAGLAVGFWKEQGEIKRIQDIEREFRPDMEEEKRKTLYAGWKKAVERSMKWA from the coding sequence ATGAAAAAATATGTTTTAGCCTTTGATCAGGGAACTACGAGCTGCAGGGCAATCTTGTTCGATAAAGACGGAAAAAAAATTGAAACTGCCCAGCAGGAGTTTTCTCAAATTTTTCCTAAGCAGGGCTGGGTCGAGCATGATGCCATGGAAATATGGGGAAAGCAAAGCGGTGTAGCCCGCGAAGTTTTGGAAAGAAGCGGAGTTTCCACCCAAGAGATTGCTGCAATCGGAATTACCAATCAGCGTGAAACAACCGTTGTTTGGAACAAAAATACCGGCCGTCCCGTTTGTAATGCTATAGTTTGGCAGTGCCGCAGAACCGCCGATATCTGCGATGCTCTTAAAGAAAAAGGCCTATCCGATTCTATCAGAAAAAAAACCGGCTTGATAATAGACGCTTATTTTTCGGGAACCAAGATAAAGTGGATTTTGGATAATGTTCCCGAAGCAAGAACTCTGGCCGAAAAAGGCGAGCTTCTTTTCGGAAACATCGACACTTGGCTTATCTGGAATTTGACCAGAGGTAAGGTGCATGTAACCGATTATACAAACGCATCCCGCACCTTGCTTTTTAATATTCACACCCTGCAATGGGATAAGGAGCTTTTAAAGGCTATGGATATCCCCGAATCTATGCTGCCCGAAGTCAAGCCTTCAAGTTATGTTTACGGTTATACCGAAGAGCATACATTCGGAGGATCTAAGATTCCGATTGCGGGGGCTGCAGGCGATCAGCAGGCAGCCCTCTTCGGGCAAGCCTGTTTTGAAGAAGGCTCTGCAAAAAACACTTATGGAACCGGCTGCTTTATGTTAATGAATACCGGAGATAAGATAATAGAATCAGAAAACGGGCTTCTTACGACTATTGCCTTCGGTATAGATAATAGTGTAAAATATGCCTTGGAGGGAAGTAGTTTTATAGCGGGTGCTGCAGTTCAATGGCTGAGAGATGAGTTAAAACTTATCTATACTGCCCACGAAACGGAATACTATGCAGGGCTTGTAAACGACACAAACGGAGTTTATTTTGTTCCGGCCTTTTCAGGTCTGGGTGCTCCCTACTGGGATATGTATGCCCGCGGTGCTCTTTTGGGCTTGACAAGGGGAGCGAAAAGAGAGCATATTGTACGTGCGGTCTTGGAAGCCATCGCCTATCAAACAAAGGATGTCCTTTATGCTATGGAAAAGGATTCCAAGATAAACTTAAAATCGCTTAAAGTAGACGGCGGAGCTTGTGCCAATAATTTTTTAATGCAGTTTCAGTCGGATATTTTAAATGTGCCCGTTTTACGCCCCTACGAAAAAGAAACGACGGCCTTGGGGGCTGCCTATCTTGCAGGCCTTGCCGTTGGCTTTTGGAAAGAGCAGGGCGAAATAAAACGGATTCAGGATATCGAAAGGGAATTTAGGCCGGACATGGAAGAAGAAAAAAGAAAGACTCTCTATGCCGGATGGAAAAAGGCTGTAGAACGCTCAATGAAATGGGCCTAA